The sequence TCTCGGCTCAGGAAAGGTACTCGACAAGCCATGACATCACATCCGGCCCGCCGGCCGATCGTCGCAGTCGGCCTCACCGGAGAGGAAACGCTGCGCATCCTCGACGACGCGGCGCTCTCCGAGCGCTGGGCCGCCACCGGCGCCACCTTCGGGGTAGTCGGCATCGACCGCATCGCCCGCAACCCGCAGTCCGAGATGGGACGCAGGAGCCCCCGTCCCACCGACATCGATCCGTCCCTCGCGGCGACCGCCCTGGCCGGCGCGGGCGGTCCGCCGCTCGCCGTCACCGGCGCGGCGCACCACGACCTGCCCTACAATCTGGCGCGCCGTGTGCTCTCGCTCGACCACCTCACCCACGGGCGCACCGGGCTGCTGTTCGGCGCGTGCGATCCGCGCGGCCACGGCGAGACTGCCTGGCACGGCAGCGCCGAGCTGGGCGCCGTCACCGCCGCCGACGCGGCGCTGGCCATCGCGCGGTTGTGGCAGAGCTGGCCGCTCGACTCCATCGTCGCCGACAAGGAATCCGGCATCCTCGTGCAGTCCGACCGGATCAGGCGGGTCGACCACCACGGTGTCGTCGACATCGCCGGACCGCTGAGTGCACCCGCGTCGGTGCAGGGCGCACCGGTCCTCGCGTGGTACGCCGACGACGACGATCTGCTCGCCGAGATCCCGGCGGTCGCCGATCTCGTCGTGCTCGGTGGCGTTACCGATCCCGTGGATGCCATGAGTCGGATTCGGATCGAACGCGGCTCGCCGAATATCCCTGTGCTGATCGAGGTTCCGGTCGGAGCAGATGCCAATGGCACCGATACCGCCGTCACCGCGGCGCTCGACGCGGGCGCAGACGGTGTGCTGCTGCGCTCGGCGGAGTCCGCACCCGACGATCCGGCTCGCCTACTCGACAGGGCCCGCGCGGTGTCCGGTGCATCCGGGAAGGCAGCCCCGGCCGACCCGGAGAGCACCCTCCGCGTCCTCCTCGAACTCGGCGCACCACCTCCTCTGCTCGAATCCGCCGCCCCGGCCTTCGCCGCACCTACGACAAGCGTCTACCGCTGAACTCGACGCCCGCGTCTCACAGACGCCGTCATATTCGACCTATCGAGAAAGTGAACACAATGGTCGCCCCCACTTCCCCCGACATCCGCACGCTCCTCGCAGGCCCCTTCGCGGAGTTCGACACCCTCGCCGCGACCTACCGGCCCGTCTTCGCCCGGATCGCCGAAGGGAATCTGCAGCGCGAACGGACACGCGAGTTCCCCTACGAGCAGGTCCGCCGGCTGATCGACGCCGGATTCTCACGGCTGCGCATCCCGCGCGAACTCGGCGGCGACGGCGCCACCCTCCAGCAGGTCTTCCTGCTGCTCGCCGAACTCGGCGAGGCGGACCCGAACGTCGCCCACATCTTCCGCAACCACCTCGCGTTCGTGGAGGACCGGCTCAATTCGCCCGACCATCCGTCGACGGAGATCTGGCTGGAGCGTTTCCGCCAGGGGCAGTTCGTCGGCGGGGGATGGACCGAAGCAAGCAACACGAAGTTCGGTGAGATCGGCACCCGCATCACCACGTCCGAGGGCGTCACTCGCATTACCGGCAACAAGTACTACGCCACCGGAAGCCTCTACGCCGACTGGCTCGACGTCATCGGTCGTAACGAGAACGACGAGCTCGTCACGGCTCTCGTGGCGCGGGAGCAGCCCGGCGTCACCCTGCTCGACGACTGGGAGGGCTTCGGGCAGCAGACCACTGCCAGCGGATCGGCCCGCTACCAGGACGCGGTCGTCGACGAGCACGGAACCTTCCCGGCCGAGCAGCGATTCGCGTATCAAGGACTCTTCTACCAGACGGCGCTGCTGTCGGTGCTCGTCGGCATCGGCCGCGCGGCCTTCCGCGACGGCTCCGACGGCCTGCGACGCCGCACCCGCAACTACCCGCTCGGCGTGAACGAGGTACCGCCGCAAGATCCGCTCCTGCAGCAGCAGATCGGACGCATCGCCACGCGACTTTTCCAGGCAGAGGCCGCCCTGGAGAAACAGAGCGCGACCCTCGACGTCGTCGCCCGCGCACACGCTCGCGGCGACGCCGAGCGAGAGAAGTCGGCACTGGTGGACGCCACCGTCCGCACCCACGAGGCCCAGTCCGTCATCGTCGACTCCGTTCTCGAGATCACGGCAACGATCTTCGATGCCCTGGGCGCCTCGGCGACCGCGGTCTCGTCGGCACTCGACCGGCACTGGCGCAACGCCCGGACGCTGTCCTCACACAACCCGCGCGTGTTCAAGGAACGTGTCCTCGGCGACTACTACGTCAACGGGACCGTGCCGGTCGGTGGCTCGAATCCGTATGCGCATCCGCAGGGACAGGGGGTCTAGACGATGGGCAACCGACGTGAAGGTCATGTGCTCCTGGGCGTGAACGTCCTCGTCTACGGATACATCCCATCCGCGTGGCGTTCCCCGCTGCTGGGCGCCCGCGACTTCACCGAACGCGCCTACTGGGAGCGGATCGGCCGACTCGCCGAACGCGCGACGCTCGACGCCGTCTTCCTCGCCGACGCGCTGAACCTGGGAGATCCGGCCTACGACGCGAACCCGATCCGCCTCGACCCGACAGTGCTGTGGGCGCACGTCGCACGGGCCACCGAACGGGTCGGTCTCCTCGCCACCGCGTCGACGACCTTCAACGATCCGGTGGAACTGGCGAGCCGCATCCTCACCCTCGACCACATCTCCGGGGGTCGTGCCGGGTGGAATCTGGTGACCACCCGCGACAACCGCTCGGCCGCGAATTTCGGTCTGCCGAACATCGTGGCACGCGCCGAACGGTACGAACGGGCCGCCGAATTCGCCGATCTCACCCGGCAGCTGTGGACCGCGGCGGAGACCGGTGAGACGGTGCACTTCCACGGTTCACACTTCGACTACGACGGCGATTTCGTCGCCCCCACCTCACCGCAGGGACGCCCGGTGCTCTTCCAGGCGGGCGGGTCACCCGCCGGCCGCGACATCGCCGCCCGGTATGCGGACGGCGTGTTCACCGCGGAAATCACCCAGGAGACCGCCCGAGACCACTACCGGCTGGTGAAGTCGGCCGCGGCCGGACACGGACGCCGGCCGGGCGAGGTGAAGATCATGCCCGGTCTGCTGCTCACTCTCGGTTCCACCGAGGAGGAAGCTCACCGCCGCGTCGACGAGCTGTACGACACCAGCCCCTCCTGGTACTCGGCCGCGTGGCTCACGCACGCGATCGGGGTGGACGTCACCACCTTGGAGCTGGACGAGCCGTTCCCCGACGAGGTAATCAACGGCCCGATATCCGAAACCTTCCAGGGCAGCATCGGTTTCCGCGAGTCGATCCTCGAACAGATCCGTCAGACGCGCCCCACGGTGCGCGAGTACCTGCGTCAGACCCGCTACTCCGGTTCCGGGCACGGCGGATTCGTCGGAACACCCGAGCAGCTCGTCGACCGGATCGAGCAGTGGTATCTCGCCGGTGCCTGCGACGGTTTCAACCTGCAACCCGACATCCTCGTCGAGGGCCTCGAAGTCATCGCCGACGAGGTGGTCCCGCTGCTCCGCGCGCGCGGCCTGTACCGGCACGAGTACGAGACGTCGACGCTGCGCGACCACTTCCGGGCGGCGGAGCCGAGTCGCGACGAGGCCCTGCACGCGGTGGGCTGAGCACCCCCGCTGGCGCGGCCGGAGCGGTCCGTCCGCACCAGCACCGGATCGGTCGGCCCTGACATGGACCGTGGCGGCTGTGGTGGGATCGCCACGGGCCTGGACACGGACGCGGCGCCTCACTCCACTGCCGAACCGTGACTTGATCTCTTCGACTATCGAGCGGTGAAGCGGAACTGAACCAGCAGGCCGGAACCTACGACCGGCATGGGTGGGCATCGTCGTACTCGTCTGCGCTCGTGCCGCACGTATCCGAAACAAGTGTTTGTGCTGATCAACCGGTAGATATTTCATCGAAACAGCGGTTCACCGCCTTGGCGAGAACGCGGCACTAGGTGAACGTAGCCACGTACGCTTCCATCCGGTTATCAGAGGTGCCGATGCCTGTCCGACGTCCGAGGTGCTGCCGCACGGTCATGCTGATCGCTGCTACGACCATTGCCGGAGGTGGCACTTTGTCCGTCGTACCGGCGATTGCGCAGGCTGCACCCACCGACTGTGCCCCCACGTTCAGTCTGTTCATTCCTGGGACGTGGGAAACCGACGAAAGCGCTGACCCGAGTCAGCCGGTAGGCATCCTTGCCCCTGTTGCGGATGCGCTGAAGAACGCTTACGGCGACGGGGTCGAGGTGCACACGCTGCCGTACATGGCGCGTGCGTTCGACAACGGACGCACCTACGCCGACAGCAAAGCCGACGCGGTAGCTAGGGCCACACGAGTGCTTGCGGACGTCGCGAAGTCCTGTCCCGATACGACATTCACAATCGTCGGCTACTCCCAGGGTGCTGACGCCGCGGGGGACATCGCCTCCGATATCGGCAACGGCAAGGGACCGATCGAGGCGAGTCGTGTGCTTGCGGTCGGGTTACTGGCGGACCCCGGAGCCGGCACACAGGGTACGGCGACAGTCGGACCGCGTACCTCGGGACAAGGCATCGCCGATCCCCGACCTGAGGGGATGGGCGCCCTGGCAGGACGAGTGGCGTCGATCTGCGACCCCGGCGATCTGTACTGCTCGATCGAGAAGAAGTCGAACCCGCTGCTCGGCTCACTCGGCTCGATCCTCAGCAGCAGTCCCGGGACTGGCGACACCGACGGGACCGCTGCTGGCAACACGCAGTTGAGCGCCGCTGTGACCTCTGATTTTTCCAGCGCGGAGCTGCCGACCTTGGCCGCCGCCGTAACCGAACTTGGGCAGCAGTTCACCGCACCGAATGTCGACCTCGGACAGGTCGCGTCCACAGCACGTTCGATCGCGCAGACCCTTGCCCCGCTGACCGACCTTGTCGACTCCGGTGCGGCGAATCGGGCGACGAACGGGCAACTCGGTGCTGCCCCGGACGGGTCGGCCGAACACGCGGCGGCCGACGTCCTGACCCGGGCGGGAGAATCCGATCTCGCAGGCGCCGTCGACGCCGCGGTCGAGATCGCCGATGCGGCGGATACGCTCGCCAGAGGCGAGTCGGTGAGCCCGCCGACCCGTGCTTCACAGGTGCAGACGCTCGCTGCGAACGTGAACGCGTTGACCGGACAGATCGCGCCGCTGGCATCTACACCTCCCGACGTGCTCCGATCGGCCGACAGTGTGCTGTCGGTGCTCAAACCGACAGTGATGGTCGACCAAGTCCTCACTGTCGCAACTGGCGTGGCGTCGTTGGACATGCCCGGCATCCTGCACAACCTGACGGTGTTGCCACAGAAGGTCGCGGCACTCGACGCCCGCGGCGCCCACCAGATCGCGGGTGAGTTGAACAACCAGTTCTCACCGTTGGTGACGATGGCCGCTGCAGTCGACTTGCGTTGGGTCTCGCAGGT comes from Rhodococcus sp. B50 and encodes:
- a CDS encoding acyl-CoA dehydrogenase family protein, yielding MNTMVAPTSPDIRTLLAGPFAEFDTLAATYRPVFARIAEGNLQRERTREFPYEQVRRLIDAGFSRLRIPRELGGDGATLQQVFLLLAELGEADPNVAHIFRNHLAFVEDRLNSPDHPSTEIWLERFRQGQFVGGGWTEASNTKFGEIGTRITTSEGVTRITGNKYYATGSLYADWLDVIGRNENDELVTALVAREQPGVTLLDDWEGFGQQTTASGSARYQDAVVDEHGTFPAEQRFAYQGLFYQTALLSVLVGIGRAAFRDGSDGLRRRTRNYPLGVNEVPPQDPLLQQQIGRIATRLFQAEAALEKQSATLDVVARAHARGDAEREKSALVDATVRTHEAQSVIVDSVLEITATIFDALGASATAVSSALDRHWRNARTLSSHNPRVFKERVLGDYYVNGTVPVGGSNPYAHPQGQGV
- a CDS encoding LLM class flavin-dependent oxidoreductase; the protein is MGNRREGHVLLGVNVLVYGYIPSAWRSPLLGARDFTERAYWERIGRLAERATLDAVFLADALNLGDPAYDANPIRLDPTVLWAHVARATERVGLLATASTTFNDPVELASRILTLDHISGGRAGWNLVTTRDNRSAANFGLPNIVARAERYERAAEFADLTRQLWTAAETGETVHFHGSHFDYDGDFVAPTSPQGRPVLFQAGGSPAGRDIAARYADGVFTAEITQETARDHYRLVKSAAAGHGRRPGEVKIMPGLLLTLGSTEEEAHRRVDELYDTSPSWYSAAWLTHAIGVDVTTLELDEPFPDEVINGPISETFQGSIGFRESILEQIRQTRPTVREYLRQTRYSGSGHGGFVGTPEQLVDRIEQWYLAGACDGFNLQPDILVEGLEVIADEVVPLLRARGLYRHEYETSTLRDHFRAAEPSRDEALHAVG
- a CDS encoding cutinase family protein, which codes for MPVRRPRCCRTVMLIAATTIAGGGTLSVVPAIAQAAPTDCAPTFSLFIPGTWETDESADPSQPVGILAPVADALKNAYGDGVEVHTLPYMARAFDNGRTYADSKADAVARATRVLADVAKSCPDTTFTIVGYSQGADAAGDIASDIGNGKGPIEASRVLAVGLLADPGAGTQGTATVGPRTSGQGIADPRPEGMGALAGRVASICDPGDLYCSIEKKSNPLLGSLGSILSSSPGTGDTDGTAAGNTQLSAAVTSDFSSAELPTLAAAVTELGQQFTAPNVDLGQVASTARSIAQTLAPLTDLVDSGAANRATNGQLGAAPDGSAEHAAADVLTRAGESDLAGAVDAAVEIADAADTLARGESVSPPTRASQVQTLAANVNALTGQIAPLASTPPDVLRSADSVLSVLKPTVMVDQVLTVATGVASLDMPGILHNLTVLPQKVAALDARGAHQIAGELNNQFSPLVTMAAAVDLRWVSQVLAVIPDPSGAAQVTAMVASILSNVDVFRLADLVGRIQEIAWTAVEKLLPPPGIAPDPVGAGAAMTGLLPVGLDLASVAVDMLSGRATKTAPELLGEHGDVASTNTAAGAAAGPDLPQLSDSLVALAQSSGVEDLALLVGDGLSAASFLMSDAHTNYNELVVDNAGRSAVQWLSDWLELQIGRTI